From the genome of Spinacia oleracea cultivar Varoflay chromosome 2, BTI_SOV_V1, whole genome shotgun sequence, one region includes:
- the LOC130467135 gene encoding uncharacterized protein gives MPRSRLRMISALGGAIRAMCHVLIGTRRHGNFAHNICPSRRAFLETHSGAFIGDFRRVPTTIRRFPATRRLILFLVTLIPFFAKLISFFAKLILFFTKYFADLSRGRNEQAIGGGYWEGRYDRLDGGHL, from the exons atgcctcggagtagacttcgtatgatttctgctttagggggcgcaatacgtgccatgtgtcacgtcctcattggtacacgaaggcacggtaattttgcccacaacatttgcccctcaagaagggcatttctggaaacacattccgg agctttcataggcgatttccggcgtgttcctaccaccatcaggcgatttccggccaccaggagactcatccttttcctcgtcacactcatcccgttcttcgcgaaactcatctcgttcttcgcgaaactcatcctgttcttcaccaagtacttcgcagatctttcaag aggaaggaatgagcaagctatcggcggcggatattgggaagggcgatatgaccgattggatggcggacatctatga